In Drosophila subpulchrella strain 33 F10 #4 breed RU33 chromosome 3R, RU_Dsub_v1.1 Primary Assembly, whole genome shotgun sequence, the following are encoded in one genomic region:
- the LOC119555687 gene encoding serine protease grass, translated as MRSAVSVFCLIFCHSVLARLLEPQCGIRADVATYRTRIIGGRNVQIASHPWMAYLHHESQFLCGGTLINRQFVLTAAHCLDSSSKLTVRLGGMSLRSSDNSMCQIPAEDYEVDRAFRHKYFTPTIYLNDIGMLRLARSVVYNVHIRPICIILDSAMQRLVEDGITLTATGWGLTDEGAEASVLQEASILVMNRILCSDLYNIPVGLNQICAGDSGTNTCSGDSGGPLGGIVNYYGEPKFVQYGLTSFGDKECRAPSVYTDLSTYSGWIEMVVNVYGT; from the exons ATGAGATCAGCAGTGAGCGTTTTCTGTCTGATATTTTGCCATTCGGTATTAGCTAGACTTTTAGAGCCACAATGCGGAATTCGCGCTGATGTCGCCACCTACCGGACGAGAATTATCGGTGGCAGGAATGTTCAGATCGCTTCCCATCCATGGATGGCCTATCTCCACCACGAATCGCAGTTCCTTTGTGGCGGAACTCTCATCAATCGCC AGTTCGTACTGACAGCTGCCCATTGCCTGGATTCGTCATCAAAACT GACAGTTCGCCTGGGAGGAATGAGTCTAAGGTCCAGTGACAACTCAATGTGCCAAATTCCAGCCGAGGACTACGAGGTGGACCGTGCCTTTCGGCATAAATACTTCACCCCCACGATCTATTTGAACGATATCGGAATGCTGCGACTGGCCAGATCTGTGGTTTACAATG TTCACATTAGGCCGATCTGCATTATCCTGGATTCGGCAATGCAAAGATTGGTGGAGGATGGCATTACGCTCACGGCCACCGGCTGGGGACTAACCGACGAGGGAGCTGAAGCCTCAGTTCTCCAGGAGGCTAGCATTCTGGTAATGAATCGGATCCTCTGCAGCGATCTCTATAATATTCCGGTGGGACTAAACCAGATTTGTGCCGGAGACAGCGGGACAAACACCTGCAGTGGAGACTCCGGTGGACCACTTGGAGGTATAGTGAATTACTATGGGGAACCTAAGTTCGTCCAGTATGGGCTAACTAGCTTCGGAGACAAAGAATGCCGGGCCCCTAGTGTCTATACGGATTTGAGCACCTATTCCGGATGGATCGAGATGGTGGTGAATGTATATGGCACATGA